GTGAAGGGCTTGATCAGCCAGTTCACGACCACTGTGATGATCAAGCCCTTGGGGCGCTGGCCCACGCCTTTCAGCGCGCCGATGTCCACGGCGACCATCATCGGGTAGACCATCGCCCAGATCAGGACAGCGACCACCAGGTTGACCGAAGCGTATTCCAGCGCTGCCAGCGCCGCAAAGAGGCCCGGCATCAGCGACGCCAGCACAATGCCCGCGACGATGCACAGCAATACCCAGACAGACAGATAGCGTTCAAAAAGGGACATTGATCACCCTTGGGCTTTAGCAGGGGTTACGCAGCAATCGGTTTCGCTGCGAATGACGTCGAGTGCTTCAATCAGTGTCGACAGCGGCTGCAAGGCCCCGGGGCTGAGCGAATAGCAGACCCGCGGCGGGTCGATTTGCCCCTCGATGACGCCCGCCTCCTTCAGGATACGAAGGTGTTCGGAAACCGTGGACTGCGCCAGGCCGACAGCCTCGACAATATCGCCGCCAATACAACCAGGTGTCCGTGCCAGCAGCCGCAATATCCTCAACCGCGCCGGATGCCCCAGGGCCTTGGCTATCGCCGCCATTCTCATGTCCTCAAGGTCTTGCTGGAGAACCGTCATCTTGGCCTCATTCAAAATCGCCTATCGTCGTTTACCGATATGCTTTCGCAAATGCCGATGCAAGCAAATTCATGGGCGACTGG
The window above is part of the Roseibaca calidilacus genome. Proteins encoded here:
- a CDS encoding ArsR/SmtB family transcription factor, which codes for MTVLQQDLEDMRMAAIAKALGHPARLRILRLLARTPGCIGGDIVEAVGLAQSTVSEHLRILKEAGVIEGQIDPPRVCYSLSPGALQPLSTLIEALDVIRSETDCCVTPAKAQG